From Betaproteobacteria bacterium, a single genomic window includes:
- a CDS encoding CoA transferase — protein MLPLSGIRVLDFSTLLPGPMATLLLAEAGAQVIKVERPDGEDMRRYEPRFGGTSASFAMLNRGKRSVALDLKAPNAKTRLLPLLETADVLVEQFRPGVMERLGLGYKALREINAGLIYCSITGYGQHGPKSPIAAHDLNYQADTGMLALAAGSYGAPVVPPALVADIAGGSYPAVMNILLALRQRDRTHKGCYIDISMTDCLFPFMLWAMGTGNTTGKWPRPGQEMLSGGSPRYQVYRTADGQFLAAAPLEDRFWSVFCEVIELPARLRDDSKDAQATRRAVAELISQRSAVEWLKRLEGKDACCNLVRNVSDALNDSHYLGRGLFTRKVTSAAGGTLMAGCVPVADTLRDSRAEVRYPTLGEDNDLLA, from the coding sequence ATGCTTCCTCTCTCAGGAATCCGTGTTCTCGACTTCAGCACCTTGCTGCCCGGGCCCATGGCCACCTTGCTCCTAGCCGAAGCCGGGGCACAGGTGATCAAGGTGGAACGCCCGGACGGCGAGGATATGCGCCGTTACGAACCGCGCTTCGGCGGCACGAGTGCGTCCTTCGCCATGCTCAACCGGGGCAAGCGCTCCGTGGCCCTCGATCTGAAAGCTCCCAACGCCAAGACACGCCTGCTTCCCCTGCTGGAGACCGCCGACGTGTTGGTCGAACAATTTCGGCCAGGCGTCATGGAGCGCCTGGGATTGGGATACAAAGCGTTGCGAGAAATCAATGCGGGATTGATCTACTGCTCCATCACCGGCTACGGGCAGCACGGACCCAAGTCCCCCATCGCCGCCCATGACTTGAACTACCAAGCCGACACTGGAATGCTCGCCCTCGCCGCAGGCAGCTACGGCGCGCCGGTCGTTCCCCCGGCCCTGGTCGCCGACATCGCGGGAGGCTCGTACCCCGCCGTCATGAACATATTGCTCGCCTTGCGCCAGCGCGATCGCACGCACAAAGGCTGTTACATCGACATCTCCATGACGGACTGCCTGTTTCCTTTCATGTTATGGGCCATGGGCACGGGAAATACCACCGGAAAATGGCCGCGGCCCGGGCAGGAAATGCTCTCCGGGGGAAGCCCCCGCTACCAAGTCTACCGCACGGCCGATGGCCAATTCCTCGCGGCCGCTCCCCTGGAAGACCGTTTCTGGAGCGTGTTCTGCGAAGTCATCGAACTCCCCGCCCGCTTGCGCGACGATAGCAAGGATGCCCAGGCCACCCGGCGCGCGGTCGCGGAACTCATTTCGCAACGCTCCGCCGTGGAGTGGTTGAAGCGCCTCGAAGGAAAGGATGCTTGTTGCAATCTCGTGCGCAACGTCAGTGACGCGTTGAACGACTCGCACTACCTGGGGCGCGGGCTATTCACCCGTAAGGTGACCAGCGCGGCCGGCGGGACGCTCATGGCCGGCTGCGTGCCCGTTGCCGATACACTACGCGACTCTCGCGCCGAAGTGCGCTACCCCACGCTGGGAGAGGATAACGATCTGCTCGCATGA
- a CDS encoding alpha/beta hydrolase — MIEITRITLLLVWLAGSSAHAGDDFFLGLPYGSHAAQRLNLYLPAGQDAAPLLIYVPGGFWGALDERFFKFADGSSKLRFEGAAVAVVRTRSLSGAPWPAPLQDVAAAMALLKREASRYRIDTRRIFLVGHSSGGFIVSRPVFDPDVLRTFGLGTSDIAGVITLSGLHDLGGPARQGQVAEFIGAAFKEPFPSSAILDRPRMRFLILAGERDLDGFARDAQAFALRLHRSGAQVIYQTVPGTNHQSIASLGAEENAISRDLVMDFTGVKPMDESLRLLVDADQHLFFSPPLSSLSFWSQHSDLIRSYPADDRFQEFLFAHILEHRYQLAAMPLKTYHAIPVAELIKTLSGKGRWLRTVNTRNENYYWPLQELIDLDAAIVVGIDDEKDLFRFVVPYRNKREYSWVDRKKPLPSVYRGLGGMLYVRKAPPEHLRLRFSAGMSLTASSFSLAETSPLQAFPNLPESLKPVLTYTNGCLSCHTLRGIGSLAHHNRVEDGAKQGGLGLPLEDYPPRSMETLCLSASARRQHGRRENKPDRRGGARTAVRSGEQGARGTRRPRGGFEMTPPSEPNPPEIA; from the coding sequence ATGATTGAGATAACCCGCATAACACTCCTCCTGGTGTGGCTAGCAGGCTCTAGCGCCCACGCCGGAGATGATTTTTTTCTCGGCCTACCCTACGGTTCGCACGCCGCACAGCGCCTCAATCTCTACCTCCCGGCCGGCCAGGACGCCGCGCCGCTGTTGATCTATGTGCCAGGGGGATTCTGGGGAGCGCTCGATGAGCGCTTTTTCAAGTTCGCCGACGGCAGCAGCAAACTGCGCTTCGAGGGCGCCGCCGTGGCCGTTGTTCGGACGCGTTCGCTATCCGGCGCACCCTGGCCGGCGCCTCTGCAAGATGTGGCGGCGGCGATGGCGCTGCTCAAGAGGGAGGCCAGCCGCTATCGAATCGACACCCGGCGCATCTTTCTGGTGGGCCATTCTTCCGGCGGATTCATCGTAAGCAGGCCTGTCTTCGACCCGGACGTCCTCCGTACCTTCGGTCTGGGCACTTCGGACATCGCCGGCGTCATCACGCTGAGCGGGCTACACGATCTTGGCGGCCCTGCCCGCCAAGGACAGGTAGCGGAATTCATCGGCGCGGCGTTCAAGGAACCGTTCCCCTCAAGCGCCATTCTCGATAGGCCTCGAATGCGCTTTCTCATCCTGGCGGGAGAACGCGATCTCGACGGCTTCGCCCGCGATGCACAGGCCTTTGCGCTGCGATTGCACCGCTCGGGCGCGCAGGTGATCTACCAAACCGTACCCGGTACCAATCACCAGTCCATCGCCAGCCTTGGCGCCGAAGAAAACGCCATTAGCCGAGATCTGGTAATGGACTTCACCGGCGTCAAGCCCATGGACGAATCGCTACGCTTGCTTGTGGACGCCGACCAACATTTGTTTTTCTCGCCACCTTTGTCCTCCCTATCGTTTTGGAGCCAGCACAGTGACCTGATCCGGTCCTATCCCGCCGATGATCGTTTTCAGGAGTTCTTGTTCGCGCATATTCTGGAACACCGCTACCAGTTGGCGGCCATGCCGCTGAAGACATATCACGCCATACCCGTGGCGGAATTGATCAAAACGCTCTCTGGCAAAGGCAGGTGGCTGCGCACCGTCAACACACGCAACGAAAACTACTACTGGCCCTTGCAGGAACTGATTGACCTCGACGCTGCCATCGTGGTGGGCATCGACGACGAAAAAGATCTGTTTCGCTTCGTGGTACCCTATCGCAACAAGCGGGAATATTCGTGGGTCGATCGCAAGAAGCCCCTGCCCTCCGTCTATCGTGGACTGGGCGGCATGCTCTATGTGCGCAAGGCGCCGCCTGAACATCTGAGGCTGCGCTTCAGCGCCGGTATGAGCCTCACCGCCAGCAGCTTTAGCTTGGCGGAAACTTCCCCTCTGCAAGCTTTTCCCAATCTGCCCGAGAGCCTCAAACCCGTGCTGACTTACACCAACGGCTGCCTGTCTTGCCATACCTTGCGCGGGATAGGTTCCCTGGCGCATCACAATCGCGTCGAAGATGGCGCCAAACAAGGTGGCCTTGGCCTGCCTTTAGAGGATTACCCCCCCCGAAGTATGGAGACGCTTTGTCTTTCAGCAAGCGCTCGCCGCCAGCATGGTAGGCGTGAAAACAAACCTGATCGCCGAGGCGGCGCGAGAACCGCTGTTAGATCTGGTGAACAAGGCGCGCGAGGAACGCGCCGCCCCCGGGGCGGGTTCGAAATGACACCCCCTAGCGAGCCAAATCCGCCAGAAATCGCTTGA